One Helianthus annuus cultivar XRQ/B chromosome 7, HanXRQr2.0-SUNRISE, whole genome shotgun sequence genomic region harbors:
- the LOC110868913 gene encoding pentatricopeptide repeat-containing protein At5g24830 isoform X2, giving the protein MKDPNPICIFQIRTRFFHSKLSCTNLLDMRISRDSKLFPSVFQDLIATIGSEYEQKIQDWPPPVDNSKHKGDPEATLNMLDAALKSSLERLKRMRESMSWAHNIVHYNYTTKARYIEHVNTIRNLSLGGRLGAALWLHNKMIHNNGVIPDVVTHNHLINGFCKVGAFDKAEWLIAQMSYRGPSPNCATYNTLMKGYCAFNDIEKALDLLSTMSDDDGCNKVKPNIVTFNILVHALCKKGLSDEARVLLSKLTDENRQKNLTASTILMDSYFKNGNTALARTLWGEICKTSKELDVVAYNVLIHGYYLSLDLIVVYKYVNEMLKIGLDPDNFTYNTLISGLCKVKRIDDACYLFNTVMSRMGVSPDVVSYNILIQGLCNVGNVGNVVKAHELLNCMLEKSLVPKPRIWNVIIHGYGTNRDKQNAFHVRDQMITHGVSPNVFTYNALIHMFIKTGEIFEAHLLMKEMLTVGPLPDTVTYNLLVGAESEYGHLYSAEQVYDDMLKRGYRPDGVTYTKLIKGYCMRGKVNEAERLFFTLYDSNLLIDHVPFQILMKKYFKMREFDSAYGVYQKWLRMD; this is encoded by the exons ATGAAGGACCCAAATCCGATATGTATATTTCAGATACGTACACGCTTTTTTCACAGCAAACTTTCCTGCACAAATCTGTTGGATATGAG GATTTCTAGAGACAGTAAGTTGTTTCCGTCTGTTTTTCAAGATCTTATTGCAACAATTGGAAGTGAATATGAACAGAAAATACAAGATTGGCCGCCACCTGTTGATAATTCCAAGCATAAAGGTGATCCTGAAGCGACCTTAAATATGCTGGATGCCGCTCTCAAGTCTAGTTTGGAGCGATTGAAACGTATGAG GGAAAGCATGTCATGGGCACATAATATAGTCCATTACAACTACACTACGAAGGCAAGATACATCGAACACGTAAACACAATCAGGAACTTGAGTTTAGGAGGCAGGTTAGGCGCAGCCTTATGGCTGCATAACAAAATGATCCATAACAACGGTGTTATTCCAGACGTAGTTACACATAATCACCTTATTAATGGATTTTGTAAAGTCGGTGCATTCGATAAAGCTGAGTGGCTTATAGCACAAATGTCTTATCGCGGGCCGTCTCCAAATTGCGCCACGTACAACACTTTAATGAAGGGTTATTGTGCTTTTAACGATATCGAGAAAGCGCTTGATCTTTTGTCGACCATgagtgatgatgatggttgtaATAAAGTAAAACCGAATATTGTCACTTTTAATATTCTAGTACACGCCCTGTGTAAAAAAGGGTTGTCGGATGAAGCGCGTGTACTTCTTTCAAAGTTAACGGATGAAAACCGTCAGAAGAATCTTACAGCGTCAACGATATTAATGGACAGTTATTTTAAGAACGGGAATACGGCTCTTGCTCGCACACTTTGGGGAGAGATTTGCAAAACGAGTAAAGAATTGGACGTTGTTGCGTATAACGTTCTCATTCATGGATATTATTTGAGCTTGGATTTGATTGTTGTGTATAAGTATGTTAACGAAATGTTGAAAATCGGTTTGGATCCGGATAATTTCACGTACAACACGCTAATAAGCGGGCTTTGTAAAGTGAAGAGGATTGATGATGCTTGTTATCTGTTCAATACCGTCATGTCGAGAATGGGCGTTTCTCCCGATGTGGTTTCGTACAACATACTTATTCAAGGATTATGTAATGTTGGTAATGTCGGTAACGTGGTCAAAGCTCACGAGTTACTTAACTGTATGTTGGAAAAGTCGCTCGTTCCTAAACCTCGTATATGGAACGTTATCATTCATGGGTATGGTACGAACAGAGACAAACAAAACGCGTTTCATGTCCGGGATCAGATGATAACACACGGCGTTTCACCGAACGTCTTTACTTACAATGCTTTGATTCATATGTTCATAAAAACCGGAGAAATATTCGAGGCGCATTTATTAATGAAAGAGATGTTAACGGTCGGTCCGTTGCCGGATACCGTCACGTATAATCTGCTGGTCGGTGCGGAATCCGAATACGGACACCTTTATTCCGCAGAACAAGTGTACGATGACATGTTAAAGCGAGGGTATCGTCCCGATGGCGTGACGTACACGAAACTGATAAAAGGTTATTGTATGAGAGGTAAAGTGAATGAGGCCGAGAGATTGTTTTTCACTTTGTATGATTCTAATTTGTTAATTGATCATGTGCCGTTTCAAATACTTATGAAAAAGTATTTTAAGATGAGAGAGTTTGATAGCGCGTATGGCGTTTATCAAAAGTGGTTAAGAATGGATTAA
- the LOC110868915 gene encoding immediate early response 3-interacting protein 1: MGLWTLLEGCLLIANALAILNEDRFLAPRGWSFQEYSGVKRNSIKGQIIGLIYATQYLRVLLIMFNSLCIVVKLVSG; encoded by the coding sequence ATGGGTCTTTGGACACTACTAGAGGGGTGTCTGCTTATCGCAAATGCACTAGCAATATTGAACGAGGATCGTTTTCTAGCACCTAGAGGATGGAGCTTCCAAGAGTACTCAGGGGTGAAGCGAAATTCCATCAAGGGGCAGATTATCGGTCTCATTTACGCAACTCAGTATTTGAGAGTTCTATTGATAATGTTCAACTCCCTCTGCATTGTTGTAAAGCTGGTTTCTGGATGA
- the LOC110868913 gene encoding pentatricopeptide repeat-containing protein At5g24830 isoform X1 — MSCGKPLLWEWWISKALTRRIEDCLGSVKLFKLLVSKACFTHIIFNLSQFNQREITTNLLIATEDSHLLYRWLFNNNFQSVDSMKDPNPICIFQIRTRFFHSKLSCTNLLDMRISRDSKLFPSVFQDLIATIGSEYEQKIQDWPPPVDNSKHKGDPEATLNMLDAALKSSLERLKRMRESMSWAHNIVHYNYTTKARYIEHVNTIRNLSLGGRLGAALWLHNKMIHNNGVIPDVVTHNHLINGFCKVGAFDKAEWLIAQMSYRGPSPNCATYNTLMKGYCAFNDIEKALDLLSTMSDDDGCNKVKPNIVTFNILVHALCKKGLSDEARVLLSKLTDENRQKNLTASTILMDSYFKNGNTALARTLWGEICKTSKELDVVAYNVLIHGYYLSLDLIVVYKYVNEMLKIGLDPDNFTYNTLISGLCKVKRIDDACYLFNTVMSRMGVSPDVVSYNILIQGLCNVGNVGNVVKAHELLNCMLEKSLVPKPRIWNVIIHGYGTNRDKQNAFHVRDQMITHGVSPNVFTYNALIHMFIKTGEIFEAHLLMKEMLTVGPLPDTVTYNLLVGAESEYGHLYSAEQVYDDMLKRGYRPDGVTYTKLIKGYCMRGKVNEAERLFFTLYDSNLLIDHVPFQILMKKYFKMREFDSAYGVYQKWLRMD, encoded by the exons ATGAGTTGTGGAAAACCGTTGCTTTGGGAGTGGTGGATTAGCAAAGCTTTGACTAGAAGGATTGAAGATTGCTTAG GTTCTGTGAAGCTGTTCAAGTTATTGGTTTCGAAAGCTTGTTTTACACACATAATCTTCAATCTCTCTCAATTCAATCAACGG GAAATAACTACCAATTTGTTGATTGCTACTGAAGACTCGCATCTTCTATATCGTTGGCTATTCAACAACAATTTTCAAAGCGTAGACTCTATGAAGGACCCAAATCCGATATGTATATTTCAGATACGTACACGCTTTTTTCACAGCAAACTTTCCTGCACAAATCTGTTGGATATGAG GATTTCTAGAGACAGTAAGTTGTTTCCGTCTGTTTTTCAAGATCTTATTGCAACAATTGGAAGTGAATATGAACAGAAAATACAAGATTGGCCGCCACCTGTTGATAATTCCAAGCATAAAGGTGATCCTGAAGCGACCTTAAATATGCTGGATGCCGCTCTCAAGTCTAGTTTGGAGCGATTGAAACGTATGAG GGAAAGCATGTCATGGGCACATAATATAGTCCATTACAACTACACTACGAAGGCAAGATACATCGAACACGTAAACACAATCAGGAACTTGAGTTTAGGAGGCAGGTTAGGCGCAGCCTTATGGCTGCATAACAAAATGATCCATAACAACGGTGTTATTCCAGACGTAGTTACACATAATCACCTTATTAATGGATTTTGTAAAGTCGGTGCATTCGATAAAGCTGAGTGGCTTATAGCACAAATGTCTTATCGCGGGCCGTCTCCAAATTGCGCCACGTACAACACTTTAATGAAGGGTTATTGTGCTTTTAACGATATCGAGAAAGCGCTTGATCTTTTGTCGACCATgagtgatgatgatggttgtaATAAAGTAAAACCGAATATTGTCACTTTTAATATTCTAGTACACGCCCTGTGTAAAAAAGGGTTGTCGGATGAAGCGCGTGTACTTCTTTCAAAGTTAACGGATGAAAACCGTCAGAAGAATCTTACAGCGTCAACGATATTAATGGACAGTTATTTTAAGAACGGGAATACGGCTCTTGCTCGCACACTTTGGGGAGAGATTTGCAAAACGAGTAAAGAATTGGACGTTGTTGCGTATAACGTTCTCATTCATGGATATTATTTGAGCTTGGATTTGATTGTTGTGTATAAGTATGTTAACGAAATGTTGAAAATCGGTTTGGATCCGGATAATTTCACGTACAACACGCTAATAAGCGGGCTTTGTAAAGTGAAGAGGATTGATGATGCTTGTTATCTGTTCAATACCGTCATGTCGAGAATGGGCGTTTCTCCCGATGTGGTTTCGTACAACATACTTATTCAAGGATTATGTAATGTTGGTAATGTCGGTAACGTGGTCAAAGCTCACGAGTTACTTAACTGTATGTTGGAAAAGTCGCTCGTTCCTAAACCTCGTATATGGAACGTTATCATTCATGGGTATGGTACGAACAGAGACAAACAAAACGCGTTTCATGTCCGGGATCAGATGATAACACACGGCGTTTCACCGAACGTCTTTACTTACAATGCTTTGATTCATATGTTCATAAAAACCGGAGAAATATTCGAGGCGCATTTATTAATGAAAGAGATGTTAACGGTCGGTCCGTTGCCGGATACCGTCACGTATAATCTGCTGGTCGGTGCGGAATCCGAATACGGACACCTTTATTCCGCAGAACAAGTGTACGATGACATGTTAAAGCGAGGGTATCGTCCCGATGGCGTGACGTACACGAAACTGATAAAAGGTTATTGTATGAGAGGTAAAGTGAATGAGGCCGAGAGATTGTTTTTCACTTTGTATGATTCTAATTTGTTAATTGATCATGTGCCGTTTCAAATACTTATGAAAAAGTATTTTAAGATGAGAGAGTTTGATAGCGCGTATGGCGTTTATCAAAAGTGGTTAAGAATGGATTAA